GGTGGCCAGCCAGGCACTGCCCTGCTCTTGGTGTCCAGGAGGCCTTGGGGTTTGGCTACAGCTCACGGAATTGAGTTTAAAGCCCCTCTGCTGCCTTCTGATCAGTTTAGCAGAGACATCAACATCCTGTGTTCCAGAGGGCAGAGAAAGGTGTGCGGCTCAGAGAGCTGTGTTTTCCTCCAATCTTAGAAGGAAAGCAGCCTCTGAGTGCCAGGCAACTTGTCACTGCCCCAGAGCTCTGTGACAGAGGTCCTAGGAAAGAAGTGAGTGTGGCCTTTTACTTCGTATTCCTTTAAAGCCAGAGGGCTGAGTCCAGGCCCGGAACAGGCACTCCAGTTGTGAACTGTGTCTGCTGACGCCTGTTAGGTGAGCTTTGACAGTGGTGCGCAGTCAGAGCTTGTGGGCTGGTGTGGGCGGCCCCTCACCAAGCCCACGAAGGGAGGGGTGGAGACAAGAGAGGGATTTAGAGTAAATCAAATGCTGCGTCCCCCTGACCAGCTGAGTGAGCTTGggctccctttccctctctgatCCTGCCTCCTCTTCTATATCATGGAATGGTTTAACATTCTCAAGGTTATCTTAAACATTTAGtatgataaatataaatgaattcacttttaaatagcaaaatattgTAGTGTTTCTTAGAATGGTGACTCTGGCCTTCCCAGGGTTTCTGCAGAGGTACCATACTTATTTTCAAGGCATTCATTTGTTTCTCCAGCCAGCACTTGAGCACAAGGCTCTGGAACTTTCTCCATGCACTAGTGAGCTGGCGCTGTCTCACGCTGTTTCATGAAAGCTGATTGTTAAATGATTAAATTATGTGTAATCACTCACTAAActgttaaatttttaatgtaactaAGTTATGAACAATTATCTGAACTTACTGTTAAATGATATTAAGTACAAAGTGAATGAATAATCAAAACTCACTgcttcctaattattttactgTATGTTACTATACCTATGCCCCTGGGGCTGTTTACACCGATTGTATCTGTGTGGTGGGAATGCCACGTGATGGTGTGCTTACTGTGCATCTCTTTCCAACTCCACATTCAGTGATGTTATTTTGATACCTTGAAATTGACCATGGTAAGACAATTCACATCACAGACATCAGCAAACACTACGGTCAGAGCTCCCCTGCCACTCAGAGAGCTGCTGAACATTTGCCAGCACAATTCTGACTATAGATATTGGCAAAATGAAGTGTGCAGAGCTCCTGGTGACTTTCTCAGAATCACTTGGCCATGTTAAATGTCTTTTTCGATCCAGTGCTTTCTTCATCAGACTTAGCCGTTCCAGCCTGCCCAGGAACTGGTGGCCAGGTCTTACGGCATGCATCTCTTTATCCAGAACACTCTGGCCTTCTCAGCATGCTTCCCTACCAGTCATCTGGTGGGGTAGcttctctgcttctgttttccCCTGAGCTGAGCCAAAACATTCACTCTGGTTTGTAAAGCAAGCTGAGAATCTCAAGTGAAAGTATTTTCCCTTTGTTTGTGGAGCAAAACCCACAGCTCATAattatcatgtgtttttttcctttttttttttttcttttaaagacggagtctcactctgtcaccagcctggagtgccgtggcactatgtcagctcactgcagcctctgcctcccgggttcaaacgattctcctgcctcagcctcctgagtagctgggaaaacaggcatgcaccaccacagccagctacgtttttgtatttttagtagagacggggtttcaccatgttggccaggagggtcttaatctcttgacctcatgatccatccaccttggcctcccaaagtgctgtgattacaggcatgagccaccctaaCCAACACTTTACCTGGGTGTTTGACAGAGCCCTGAGGcaaaggtgtgtgtgtgcgtgtgtgcgtgtatgcatgtgtgtatgtgtgtgtgtatgcatgtgtatgtgtatgcatgtgtgtgtgtgtgaatgtgtgtatgtatgcatatgtgtgtgtgtgtgtgttgggaaatggggaggggaagaagaagtCAGATCACATGAGACTTTCTGATGTTTGGACTTGAATTCTGCACAGCAACCACAGACCCTGCAGGCCCAGGGGAAGAGGAACATAAAACTGAAAGACAGAGACCCCGAGGATTagcttcccgccttggcctccaagagtGTCCACAGGGGACAACCGTGTGTTCCCCAGTAATGAGGCCCAGCGCTGGATCTGGAAGCCTCCAATGTCAAGCTTCCAGCCTGCCTGCTTCTAATGCTCCCGGGGCAGCTCTCCAAGTTTGGGAGCTCTGGACCtcgtgtgtgtgtttctgagtgGTGAAGGGCTGGGTGGTCGTGTCGCACTGAGGAGACGAGGCCCATCTGGAAACAGGAAACCCTGTTGGCGGAGCAGAGGATCGGGGTGTGGGGCCCTGCTGGAATTTACCACGGGCTTCCGGGCTCAGGGTCCCCTGGATGCTGTGGTTCCATTCACTGAGCAAGACCACTGACTATTCTCTTCTCACTCCGagcacttatttatttaaagtgtattttctcctttttgtcaCCAGCTGAATTGCAGTTTGCCTGAGGCTCTTCTCAGAGCTTTGCTCCCTAGTGGTCTGCTTTCACCCCACCCAAATTCTTCCTCTCAactctctgtctccttcccagAGACCCCTGACTGAGGACCTACTGTGTGTAGGTGGCTGCTCGTCTACAGATGTGTCCAAGACGGTTTCTGCCGCAGGCTGGGTTCTGCCGGTGGGAGGTTCCGGCCACCTGGCATGTGAAATGGGCCCAACCCTGCCCCTGGCACACTTATGTAGTGTTTTTCATCTTCACTGAGGTGAGGGTGGTACTAATAGTATTCTCATCGTATAGGTGAGGAAGAAGTGGCTTGGGAGAGGAAGGAAGTTTCCAGAGTCTGCAAGTGGAAGGCAGCAGAGATTTGGGCCTGTTGGCTTTCCGAGGACAGGTGTCTCTGCCCTGCCCCCTGCCTATCTTGGCGGCTGGTGTTCAAAGCAGGGCATCTGCTGAGGGGTGTGTGGGTCCAGCCAGGCTGTGCCTGGCTCTTCTCTCTGCTTCACTGTGTGGTACTtgctcttttccctccctccttacaGATGCTGAAGGTCCCATAGGTTGGGGTGACAGTGATGGCAGGGATCTGTGTTTGCCCCTCAAGGGTCCCTGTGTGGTAGAGTCCTCTGCAGTGTGACCTTCCTTCCCTGCTCTCCCTACTTGGTGGCCACCTCAGGGCCCCAGGCGAGGCTGAGGAGCATTGACACGGCATGCTCCCTGTGCTGGCCATGTGGCTGTTTGTCTTCAGGTCCATGCTGTCTCTTTCATCCTCTGCTCTGTACTGTGGGGAAACTGACGCCTGCAGCTACATTCTCAGGCTTGCTGGTCAGCTTGCCtctggctgggctcagctgatgGGGTTTGGGGGGCcggagaaagagagaagccagGGTATTCTTCCTCTGTCAGCCTCTCAGGTGGAATCGCCTCATCAGCTCCTGGCGGCAGCTGCCTCTCCTCTGTGGCTCCCCTCCCTCTAGGTCCCAGCTTCCAGAGGGGCCTCCTCGGTATTCTAACCCTGGGCTGGACATTCCCCTCTGTGACTCCAGTAACAGCCCCTCTctgttgccctccagcctggagccaGCAATGGGAGCAATTCTGTGAATCTCTGAATTGCATCCCCTATTGGCTTCTGAGTGATTCCACACCCAATTCCCTGAATTACATTGCGTGCATACTTAGACTGGTTTCTGTGTTTCTGACTGGATCCTGAATGATGGGCCTCCCTCTAAACAAGGAGACTTAATAGGGTCCGTGTTCCCAGCCCATCTGTAGCAAGCTCTCTGAGCGAATGACATCACGGCAGCCCCAGAGCCCTCAGAGAAGCAATTATGGAAGCCTCTCGTCTGGCTGCCTGGCTGAGATCTCACTCCAAAGGCCCTTGCCTCTGCCTTATTCTGAAGACTCCCATCTCTATGCCCTGCCTccacatccttaaaggaaagcgaGGCAGACATCGCAGCCCGGCCTCCTCGCAGCAGTTAGAGTGCTTGGCTCGGAGCCTGAGCCCTCCTGCTGGCCTTGCTTGGGACCTGCTGCATGTGAGCTGTGTTGTCAGGTAACACACAGGGAAGGTCGGAGAAGCGGCAGAGGCAGAAAGGGAGCCTAGAGCCTCCTCCACAGCTCCTGGCTCCGCAGGTTTTCTCCTCGTTCCTGGACTGATTTGATTTGGATTCAAATCTGCTTGTTCTCAGACTCCTTCCTGGCCAAATGCCTGGAGCTGGACCCTTTGCTGCAAGTACCCCTTGAAGATGTGGGCACGGTTGGGGAATGGAGGGCATTTCCTCtggaaagaaaaggcagaggaaCTCGTCATGGCCCAGGAGTGGTGATATCCTTGCTGGGGTGCACATTTTCGTGAAACGAGCCCCCTTGCCAAATGGCACTCTAATACTCCTTCAGTTCACATgcctagagaagaaaataatcaaactCTTCTGTCAGGGATGGCCTGGCTCCCCACATCCCCTCCCTTAGGATGTTTTGTTCCCACTGTAGCGTGTGATTGGAAAACAAAGGTAAATGGGAACAACCGATTCCTGGATCCTTTTTCCCTCAGCAGGATTAAAGCCGCCTCAGCCataaagcgtttacaaactccaaAGAAAGATGATAACTTCCTTCTCATGGCCTGGTCATGGGGACGTAATGCATGTTTCCAATCAGCTGAGAATGTACCTCAAATGGTaggttttatttcactttaatcCGCCTGTGAGTTCATGTGAAAGGTAAGAGGAATCACAGCCCTGCAATTCAAATAGAGCTCATTAAATTCAGCATCTCCTCCCAGCCGGGCGGTGTTGTTTACTCCTCCCCCACAGTCTTGGACGGGCTTTGAGGGTCTGGGGCCGTGTCCAGTGAATGGCAGGAATGCAGGTGAGGCTGCCACCATGAGGGCAGCTGGAGGGAGGACCTGTTAACCTCAGGGTACTGTGACAACATCAGCCACCACTGCATGCCATGGGGTGCCATGGGGCGGATgctgaggaagagaaaacaaagcagagCTGGAGAAGCTCACACAGTAGATACGATGGAAGGCAGCTGGCCAGCTGGCAGCCTGTCGCAGGGGGCGGTGGAGTGGCCATGCGCTGTCTACACCACGTGAGGCTTACATGCTTCCACACGCCTCTTTCCTGGCTGCGACCTTGATGCTCAGTGGGCGGATGTGGAAAGAATCGGTTCTCAGTTCCCATTCCAGCTCTGCTATTTAGACACCGGGAGACCTGGAAACACCCCcttgacaaagtcttgctctacaCATTTCTGCAGTGACTGTCCATTTGAAGGGGCAGGAACATATTTCCTCAATGGCCTGCTGTGAAACTGTTAATGGCACTCCTTCTATAAAACTCACTCCTTGGGGTTAAGCATTGCCTTCTCAGTCCTTTCTTGTTGGATGGAGTGTTGGCACAGGGAGGTGGGTGTTGCTAGTGGACGCATGGGGTGTTGTCTGTGTCGGCTGGCCTCCATAGCCCAGGGGTGGAGAGAGGGGCCAGACTACAGCCTACAGAGACTTGGTGGGCAACAGGCCTGGGCTTCATCCAGCCAGCCCGACCTCTGATTGCTATCCTCAAAGTGCCTCGGGGGTCTCCTTTGCTGGGGCTGTCCCCTGTGAGCCTCTGCTGGGGACAGGAAGTGCTGAGTGAGAACTGTCTCCCTGTGGCATGCACCCTGTCAAATCCATAAACCTTCCTCAGCAACCACCACGCAGAATCCCAAAACTCTGCTTGGGTTTGAGCTATAGAGGCTCAAGGACTCGAAGGAAGCACCAGCCTTGTTCTGCCCCAGCTAGAGGGTCTGCACTGCTCCTGCTACAGGAGGCCCACAGGGGGCAGAGACATTCACCTCTACTACCTATCTGCCCATGGCTTCATCGCCTTCTCAACCCAGCTGGCCGACTGACCTCCCCCCATGCTGGGCCTTGCCCTGTCCATGCTGGGCCTGAGGGGCTTGGCTCAGACTTTAGCTTCCAAGACGACTGCTGCCCTGACCACCCAAATCCCacctgtctgtgtgtctgtccctCGCTCAGCTTTGTGAAGGCCACCAGGCACACAACAGCCAACAACCCACGGCCCTTGTCTGCAAGGAGCCTGAAGTCTCACTGGGCAGCAGGCATGGAGCGAGTGCTCCTTCCTCCTGGCTGCAGCCAGGACCGTGCTGTCTAGCGTGTCTGCTGTTTCTTCCTCATGGCAGAGCCCCACATTATGGCTGTTTATGAAGCATTTGCGTGTCTCCCTCGAGGGAAGGCCATGTCTCTCACGTACATCTTGAGAAGATTGACATTCTTGGAAAAGCAGAGGAATGTGAGGGTTAAAATGCCTTAAAGGGCAAGGAGATGATTTCTAGATTTCCAGACAATGTCTCAAAGAATTGTAGTGCTCTGGTATATGCCTGAAAGTAACCAGTGTAGCTCCTTTTGTGCCTGCGTGTAGACTGAGTCCATGTGTCCACATGCATTCAGCTCATCCGCCAAACTGGACAGTGATAGCTAATGCTGTTGACCCTTACGTCTGGGTGCCTTAGATGTGGTACCTCACATTGACCTTCACAATGACTCTAAGGAGGTAGGTACTGTGATCTTTCCCAGTTTCTACAAGAAGAAACTGTGGCACAGGGAGATTCAGTCgcttgtccaagatcacagaaCTAGGAagtggtggggggcgggggtgaAGAATTCTAACCCAGGCAGCAGTCTGACCAGAGGGTCCTAGCTTGGAGCAGTGTTCATGGGCACTGTATGTTCATGTTTGGTGTATGTCTGTGcatacctgtgtgtgtgcatgtgtgtgtgtgcacacacgcatgcacgttCACTCAGGCACATGAGCTGCCCTGCGGTGGGAGCTAAGAGAATGCAGTGGAGATTGTTGGGAGGAAATCACCCGCCTGCTCTGGCTGTCTGAGCAAGTGAAGGAGAGTGATATTAAGTGTGAAGACCAGGACCTGGAGCCAGCCTGACAGTTCCAGCTGTTAGGAGAGAGTGAGGGTGGGTGCCATAGATCTGATGATTTCAGTGATTTTCACTCAAGAGAAGTGAAGTCTCAGATGGGCAGAGCTTAACTGTCTTAAAAACTTGGTACAGGGCAAAGTGTGAGTTTCCTGGGGAGCTTGTTTGAACTGTGAACTGGTGGAGTCTAAAACAGCAAGCCAGATGTTTCCTGGCTCCCTCCCACCCTGGTCTGGCTGTCTTCCTTCAGCTGCTATGCAGTTCATCCTGGGTCCCTGAGGGCCTCATGGATGCTTCACCCCAAAGGTCTGAGTTGCAGAGTCCCCTGTGGAAGAAGTGAACTGCTCCCTCTCTCAGGACCCTATCTGGGAAGGGTTTACTCCTCACTTAAGAGAAGAGTTGCTCACTGAGGCCCTGGAGAGGGGCACTCAGGGGCAGCAGCTGGTTCCCAAGGTTCTGTGGTGGAGCCGGGTAACAGCACCCTGGGGACTCTGGTGTTTCCCCACCAGTTCCTCTCTCCAGCCTTTGGTGTTCAGGTGCAGTCTCCAGACCGTGGCTTCTCAGGTTCTGTATGTGGGCGGCTGCTCTGTAATGCAGAGTTGGCAGGGGGACCACTTTGGTCTGTGACAGATCACTGCTGCTTTTTTAAtctgtatgtaaaatataaagcCAGTTCCAAGACGGCGAACTATATCAGACCGAAGTATACTGGCTTCTTCTCCTTGCTAGCCCTACCAGGGCATCTCCTGTTACACCAACCCTGCCTATTGGACCTTCTGATGCAAGGAACAGGTTAAAATCCCCTCCCGGTTGCCCACCAGGCTACAATTAAATCCCTAGTTGAGGAATCATGGAGCATAGGTAAGTCCTTGGGTTCCGAAGCCAGCTTCCTGGGGTGTGAGCCTTCTTTAGCTCCATGTGGATGGTAAGCCCTCCTCTCTGAGGTCTCATGATCGTAGTTAACCTTTATTAAGTGTGTGCTGGGCACCGACTGAGTACTTTACAGGTACCAAGTCCTAAGACCCTCATAACTCTAGCAGGTAGTACTATTATCTTACCCATTTTCCACAGGGAGAAACAGAGGCAAGAGCAGATTAAATCACTTGCCCAAAGCACACAGCTACTGATGGTGTGATGTTGGGCAAGAAATGAAACCTTTCCAAgtttcagtttcctaatctgtaaagtgTGGTGAATACCATTGTCTGTCTAGGATGTTATGAGCCTTAAGCGGGGCACTACGCATAGCACGTAGCAGGCACTTGGCAAGCAAGGCCGTCTAAGAGAATGTGAGCCCAGCtggaggggagagaaaaacacAAGGACTGCAGCACTAATCATAATGGCGATCGAATGAGTAAGTCACTCCTGAATGCCGACTTTCCTGAGCACAACGTAAACTCCCTGAGGGAGTCTGCCTTATTCACTTCTGGTTCTGTTCGGACAAGGTGGGTGCTTGGCAAAGGTTTGCTGAAAGCATGAGGAACTGCTTTGGGGCCATTCACAGCATCGGACAGCCCCTTCCTGGCAGCCCACTCTCCCTGCCTTGTGGCTGTGGTCTGAGTGTTTTTGCTTCATCCCTATAGGAGAGGAAGCTTCCCAAGCCAGGGCAAGCGTGGGTCTTACCCACTGCTGTTTCCTTCATGGAGAAGATGCTCAGGGCCTGTGAGTGAAGTTGGACCTCCTTGTAGCTTGTGCTGGGTGCAAAACGATCTGCCTCTCGGGCAGAAAACAAATTGTTGGCAGCTGCAGACCTGGGGATTTGAGTCAGCCAGGAGAAAAGGGCCATGCCTTCTGAGCCTCGGATTCCCTGGATAGTGGGGTCTGCGATCACGGTGACCATGGAGATCCCTCCCTGCATCACACTGGTAAATGTTATTTCTAAACCATGCTCTCCCCTTCTCAGCATGGCGTGGCAAGTGGCTGCTCCCCTTGCTCACTGAGAAAATCCTCCTACCCTTGGCACGCCTGGCTCCTAATGAGTCTCTTATTTGGAAGGACCACCCCCATACCCGTTGGTGTGTGACCCACCTTGAGCGATATAACTGCTGGGCTGAATTCTCACACAAACCCCCACCCCATTCCCTCATTCCCTGAAGACCTTTGACCTCAGGTCAGCCAAGGCTTTGATGCAGGAGTGACAGAGAATGGGGAGTGTGAGGATGAGGATGTTGATGGGGACGATGAATTTCCAGGCAGGCCCAGCTCCTAGCTCTCAGCTCCCATCCTCAGGAAACCCTGAGCCCTGCCTACATCCTTTCCAGAAATGTGAGTCCCACCTTTCCAATATCCTCTTACACCTCGTCTGTATTTCCCACTCCCACCTCTGCATGACAATGTGGCCCATCTGGGGATCAGGGAATCCTACTGGGTGTGCCAGCTTAATGAAATACTTGCAGTTTATTAAACTCAGGCTTTCCTAAGCCCCGAGTGCCTATGGGTATTTGAAAGCTGAAAGTAACCCCAAGCTACCACAAATGTAATTGTTACATGTGTCCACGCATTCCTggtgcaacctcaaactcccgcTCTTAAGCAGCAGGCAAAATGAACAACATAAAGTAACTCCTAGTCAGACGAGAGGAGGAAATGTGTGGAAATGCTGAGAGAGGCTCCCCAGAACCCTTAGGGCCTCTAGAAATATATGAAGTTCCCGTTACCTTGCATAGCTCTGGCCACAGAGGGTGCTTCTCCACCCTGGGCTGTTTGTTCCATGTTTGCAGAATTGGTTCATTATGAGCAAGGCAGCCGGTGGGTTTTGCATGTCAACCTTGCATGTTGCAGCTCAAATATTTCAAGCCCTGTTTTGTCTAGCAGAGGCTTGATCTAGTGGCAGGGCTAGCAGAGTTCACCGTCTGGGGGTTCCCTCTGGAGCTGTATTTCTGTTCCTCCTCCAGGGCTTGGCTGGAGAGCACTGTCCCAAGTCTGGGAAGGGCCGTGGAGAAACCCCAGGCAACCGGGAGTCTGCTGCCCTGAACCAGCGGGGGGAGGCTGCTCCTGGGAGATGCCTTCCCATTCGTCAGTTTCCTCAGCCTCAGGTCTGTAAATCAGGGGTGAAGGGCTGACATGGAAATAGCAGACAAAGGCCTCCAGGGATGTGCCTTCTTCTACACAAAGCTGCATCTGGATGCCTGAGAAGGAGACTCTGTTGACGGTGCTGAGGGGGACCTGCTCCAGGTACCTCAGCGTCAGACCGTTGACCCACACACAGGCTTTGCGGCTCAGGGCCTTGAGACAGAAGGTCAGAAGAGCACTGCCTTTCTCCAGGTAGGGCTCCAGGGACAGGTGACGGCGGGAGAGGTTGGGGAGCTGCAGCCGGAGGTGGGTGTCCTGCCCCCGTCCGAGCAGCAGAGGGCTGGTGTCATGCTGCAGCCGTGGTGGGACATTGGCAAAGGCAGATGGACCCAGCGTGGGGTGGTACAGGCTCACTCGCAGGACCGTGAGGGGCTTCTCCATGGAGGAAGGCCTGGGAAGATGGAACACAGACACATAGGCTCAGCTTGAGCCAGAGACCTCTGTGGCTCCCTGAGCCCAGACACACTGGCCCCCCTCAGGGGCCCTGCACCTATTTGTACAATCATTCTGCCCAAGCCAGGATGGAGCCAAGGCTGGAATTGGTGTGGAAGGTCATGAGCTTAGTCTCTCCCATACTCTGAATATAACATGCTACCTACTCTCTCTGACGTTTGGATTTCTGTAGGATAGGTATGGCTGTACTTGTCTATGAAAGGGATAAGGCATGCTGGCTTGCAGGGTAGGGTTTTGGTGATCCTTTGGTTATTTGGAGACAATTTGGCCCTGCTTCTTGGAAAGGGGAGGGCAGACAGACCAGCTATACCTTCCTGATATCTGACAGTCACACAACAAATCCTTACTGAGTCCCCTTTGAGCCAAGCAGGgaaccagctactggggagaagCAGATTCAACAACGAACTGAGTGCTGACACTCGGGAGCACCCACTGGTGGAGGAGAGAGGTGCTTGTAGCTCCAGGATGTCTGGAGGGACACAGAAGCAGGATGCTTAGCCTGGTCCTGGCCACCAGAAAGGCTTCCTGGAAACCCCAGTGAAGAGTAAACACAGCTAGCACGCTCCAAGTGGTTACTATTGGCACTTCCTGGAAGGCCACTTACAATGACTAGCTTTGTTCCTGCATGGGTGTGAGGAACACAGTCTCTGCCATATCCACCAACACTATGTGGCCCAGGACCTGCCATCACCTTCAACAGAACCAAGGGCTGAGCAGATTTGAATAACTAATTACGCCCTCAGGCTTTTGCTCACATTATTTCTCTCCTAAGAATGCTTCTTCCATCCCAAACTCTGTGTCCAAATACTGCCCATGGTTCAAGTCCCTGTTCAAATGTTACCTCTCCTAGGAAGCTCCCTTCCCTGGAAAAGGTGACCTTTCACCGCCTTTTGACTCCCACAGCAGGGAGGATCCCCCAGGACACCTGGCCATCCTTACTCCCCATTCACTCCATCTTTGCATTTCATGCCCAAGTTCTGTGGGCCCTTGTCTTGTCTTCCCCCAGCTCCTCTCCctgttcctgaggcctcctgagggctgggtgtggttggGGCTGCAGTTCTTGCTGCCCTGTGTCCCACTGCCCAGTACAGATAGAGCCTGGCCACCATAAATGTCCAGGGCACATTTGCCAAGTGGCTAAATGAGAAGCCCCCCAGCCCCCCCACCACACAGTGAAATCACCCAGAGAGACCACAAATGGGATGGGGTCTCAAAGGCCATGAGACAGGGAGCCTGCTGCAGGTGGCTGGAACCCAATGTCCCTCCAGGTCTTGAACCTGCTGCCCCTCCTGCCTTTTGGATGCAGTAGGTTAGTGGCTGGGACCTTTTAGTCTTTCAGTGAGGGAGCCCCTCAGTGCACTCCCTTTCCCCTaagacatagacacacatacgCCTCTGCCCACATCCCATCTGGCTGTAGTCCTCCTTTGAGCCAAGCAGGgaaccagctactcgggagaagcAGAttctaacaaaagaaaaagaaagcttttttttttttttttgagatggagtctttgtcacccaggctggagtacagtagcgtgatcttggctcatagtaaccttcgcctcccaagttcaagtgattcttctgcatcagcctcccgcataactgggattacaggctcacaccaccacacccagctaatttttgtattttcagtagagatggagtttcaccacattggctcgcctggtctcagattcctgacctcaggtgttccgcccatcttggcttctcaaagtgctgggattataggcgtaagtcaccgtgcccggccagaaaacCTTTTCTTGAGGTATGGGATATAGACCGAGCCAAGGACAGCTGGGCTGGGCAACCATGCTCTCAGGCTTGGCTGAAAACACAAGAGTTCACTCCAAGAAACTAATCTCATGGCCCAGAGACCCTGAAAGAATCCCTCAGGAAGAAAGATTCACTGTTGCTGTGTAGCCCAACCATCCAGAGCTAACCGAAGTCTCCCACCAAAGAGGAGCCTGTCCACCAGAGACTGTCCTGTGTCTTTTGGATCCCAGCTGTTCTGGGCAAACAGAAACCCAAGCCTGCAACTCCATCCTgtgggatgaggcaggaggaagacCCTCCAAAGAGTGTGTGTGGAGGgagccctcctcccagccccaccaGGCTTTCTCCCCTCCCATGGGTTCAAGTCCCTCTAGCTTCTACCTACCTTATTGGCGGGACACATCTGGCTCTAGTCCCACAGCTGTGAGCACTTGAGAGGGAGTGGGCTGATCTGGGTCGGGCTGGGGAGGGCTCTTATGGCTGCAGTTCAGGACATGATGTGTCAGAACACACTTCAGTTTCGTCACatgcttcctttttccttttaggaa
This Callithrix jacchus isolate 240 chromosome 2, calJac240_pri, whole genome shotgun sequence DNA region includes the following protein-coding sequences:
- the DCANP1 gene encoding LOW QUALITY PROTEIN: dendritic cell nuclear protein 1 (The sequence of the model RefSeq protein was modified relative to this genomic sequence to represent the inferred CDS: inserted 1 base in 1 codon; substituted 2 bases at 2 genomic stop codons) is translated as MVTVIADPTIQGIRGSEGMALFSWLTQIPRSAAANNLFSAREADRFAPSTSYKEVQLHSQALSIFSMKETAVEPEVNKADSLREFTLCSGNSSDLSQTKVVPLPTLHYRAAAHIQNLRSHGLETAPEHQRLERGTGGETPESPGCCYPAPPQNLGNQLLPLSAPLQGLSEQLFSXVRSKPFPDRVLREGAVHFFHRGLCNSDLWGEASMRPSGTQDELHSSXRKTARPGWEGARKHLACCFRLHQFTVQTSSPGNSHFALYQVFKTVKLCPSETSLLLSXKSLKSSDLWHPPSLSPNSWNCQAGSRSWSSHLISLSFTCSDSQSRRVISSQQSPLHSLSSHRRAAHVPE
- the TIFAB gene encoding TRAF-interacting protein with FHA domain-containing protein B, yielding MEKPLTVLRVSLYHPTLGPSAFANVPPRLQHDTSPLLLGRGQDTHLRLQLPNLSRRHLSLEPYLEKGSALLTFCLKALSRKACVWVNGLTLRYLEQVPLSTVNRVSFSGIQMQLCVEEGTSLEAFVCYFHVSPSPLIYRPEAEETDEWEGISQEQPPPAGSGQQTPGCLGFLHGPSQTWDSALQPSPGGGTEIQLQREPPDGELC